One Trichosurus vulpecula isolate mTriVul1 chromosome 7, mTriVul1.pri, whole genome shotgun sequence genomic region harbors:
- the LOC118858329 gene encoding 5-hydroxytryptamine receptor 3E-like has product MSSILDVDEQLQLLTSFLWLDMVWDNDFISWNPEECGGIQRISMTAQNLWLPDIFIIESVDVDQTPTGLTVYVSNEGHIKYKKPMRVTTICNLDIFRFPFDQQNCTLTFSSFLYTVDDMLLGMEKEVWEIVDTSRNLTRTQGEWELLGISKATPKMARVAIKRRPGLYVINLLVPSGFLMVIDALSFLLPAESGNRAPFKMTLLLGYTVFLLMMNDLLPASGIPLISVYFALCLTLMVTSLLESVLLTYFLHMVTTQPPPMPSWLHSLMLRYIKATECCNKRSLKENRGPGPNSIHLPGLKDPVAMARWETGPAKAELNGDPQSTWAESEQQIQRNRTMDMWVKFSLALDTLLFRLYLLFMSTALITVIVLWRS; this is encoded by the exons ATGTCCTCCATCCTGGATGTG GATGAGCAGCTCCAGCTTCTGACATCATTCCTGTGGCTGGACATG GTCTGGGACAATGACTTCATCAGCTGGAACCCAGAGGAGTGTGGGGGCATTCAGAGAATCTCTATGACAGCTCAAAACCTGTGGCTCCCAGACATCTTCATCATAGAGTC TGTAGATGTGGATCAGACTCCAACAGGTCTCACTGTGTATGTGAGTAATGAAGGTCACATCAAGTATAAGAAACCAATGAGGGTGACCACCATCTGTAACCTGGACATCTTCCGCTTCCCCTTTGACCAGCAGAACTGCACTCTGACCTTTAGCTCCTTTCTCTACACAG TGGACGACATGCTGTTGGGCATGGAAAAGGAAGTGTGGGAGATTGTAGACACATCGCGCAATCTTACCAGGACCCAAGGGGAATGGGAACTCCTGGGCATCAGCAAAGCAACCCCAAAGATGGCA AGA GTAGCCATCAAACGCCGACCTGGCCTCTATGTGATAAACCTGCTAGTGCCCAGTGGATTTCTGATGGTGATTGATGCCCTGAGCTTCCTTCTGCCAGCTGAGAGTGGGAATCGAGCCCCATTCAAGATGACCCTGCTGCTGGGCTACACCGTCTTCCTACTCATGATGAATGACTTACTTCCCGCCAGTGGCATCCCACTGATAA GTGTATACTTTGCCCTCTGTCTGACCCTGATGGTAACCAGCCTGCTGGAGTCAGTCCTCCTCACCTACTTCTTACACATGGTCACTACACAGCCCCCTCCCATGCCATCCTGGCTCCATTCACTTATGTTGAGATATATCAAAGCTACAGAATGCTGCAACAAGAGGTCTCTGAAAGAGAACAGGGGCCCTGGACCCAACTCCATTCATCTACCAG GTCTGAAGGACCCGGTGGCAATGGCAAGATGGGAGACAGGCCCAGCTAAGGCTGAGCTGAATGGAGACCCACAATCCACATGGGCAGAGTCAGAACAACAGATCCAGAGAAACAGGACCATGGACATGTGGGTGAAGTTCAGCCTTGCTCTGGACACACTGCTCTTTCGACTTTACCTGCTGTTCATGAGCACTGCTTTAATCACAGTCATTGTGCTCTGGAGAAGCTAG